TTCTTTGTAGCGAATTCCAGATGACTATATACCAATGCAGCGTTAATTAAAGGTAATCCTATTAATTTAGGATCCTTGACATATCTCCAATCATAAAATGTAAAGACTTCTATTTCCCCACCATCTAAAGTTTCTATTTTCAAATTTTCTCGGAGTGGAATTAAAAATCTTGTAGTGATTTCTTTCGTATATATTTCGTCAGCAAATCCTTCTTCAACATTTGATACACTAATGATTGACTCTTTATCTCCCAGCCTCGTCATTGACCATGCAGATATTACGATTTCCTCCATCCATTTACTGCCAAGTTTCTCTTCACTCTTTATAGGATCAAATATGTATAACAAATTAATAGGTGGCTCAGGTCTCAAAGTACCTCCTAAATATATTCTTTGATATGCGAAGGCATCACTCTTGATCTTCTTCTCTTCCTCCCTATAAAACCACATTTTTGTTATACTTGAATATGGTATCAACGGTCCTGAGACAGTAATATAGACTCCCCTTATAATGGAAGCCAGAAGTGCTGGGGTGTATACAGCTCCAGATTCACTATATCCTCTAATTTTTGCAAATGGGTATGATAGTGCTCCGATTATTGTAGTTGGAGGCGGTATTTTGAATGATGGTCTACTCCTAGTTCCCGTTATTACACCAACATTTATAGTAGATGAGGGAAAAACATCAACTTTTATAAAAAAAGGATTTATTTTTTTATTCATGGATAGCTCCCTCATAACAATTTAAATGTCTCACCAGTTAGTTTGTCAAAAAACTCTTCTGGCGTAGCAGCTACAATAACACCCTCAACCTCTTTTCCATAGCTTATCATCACTGCCTTTCCATCTATACCAAATTTCTCCAACAATTTCATTGCGTTCTTTGCTTTTTGAACTGTCAAATCGATGTAATCTTTCCTTTGAGGCGGTAGAGGAGTCAATGGTAATGGCTTTGATACTACTCCAACCAAACTTTCT
The DNA window shown above is from Candidatus Culexarchaeum yellowstonense and carries:
- the cas5a gene encoding type I-A CRISPR-associated protein Cas5a gives rise to the protein MNKKINPFFIKVDVFPSSTINVGVITGTRSRPSFKIPPPTTIIGALSYPFAKIRGYSESGAVYTPALLASIIRGVYITVSGPLIPYSSITKMWFYREEEKKIKSDAFAYQRIYLGGTLRPEPPINLLYIFDPIKSEEKLGSKWMEEIVISAWSMTRLGDKESIISVSNVEEGFADEIYTKEITTRFLIPLRENLKIETLDGGEIEVFTFYDWRYVKDPKLIGLPLINAALVYSHLEFATKKAKVSKEDGEFLAYKIKLSSGEEYLVGW